A stretch of the Propionispora vibrioides genome encodes the following:
- a CDS encoding MFS transporter has translation MKKLIKQEKYYKWMILGVTSLGTFMATLDAGIVNVALPAIGAQLQVTLSLVQWVVSAYLLGISSFLPLFGKVSDLHGKRQIYLTGMGVFVAGSFLCCMAETIWSLVLARILQSIGAAMLMANALAIVSTAFPGTERGRAMGINSTFVALGSLAGPSLGGILIGHFVWQSIFYINIPIGLVTLLFGYMILPWEKSQGQKPFDYAGAVLFALAMTTLLLVISHGQEWGWRSPLTVGSLLVAIAAFWLFFRCEVRKEYPMIELSLFKNESLLSGTISAMLAYMALFANNILLPFYLDQVLQATPVQIGLVIIRRYPCALH, from the coding sequence ATGAAAAAATTGATCAAGCAAGAGAAGTATTACAAATGGATGATTCTGGGGGTTACGTCGCTGGGGACATTTATGGCCACTTTGGACGCCGGAATTGTCAATGTCGCTTTGCCGGCTATTGGAGCCCAACTACAGGTAACCCTTTCTCTGGTGCAGTGGGTGGTTTCGGCTTACCTTTTAGGCATATCCAGTTTTTTACCGCTCTTTGGTAAGGTAAGCGACTTGCATGGCAAACGGCAGATTTATTTAACTGGTATGGGAGTATTCGTAGCCGGTTCTTTTCTATGTTGTATGGCCGAAACGATTTGGTCCCTGGTGCTTGCCAGAATACTGCAGTCTATTGGCGCTGCCATGCTGATGGCCAATGCGTTGGCCATTGTCAGTACTGCCTTTCCGGGAACTGAGCGGGGGAGGGCAATGGGGATAAACAGCACATTTGTAGCACTAGGCTCATTGGCCGGTCCCAGTTTGGGCGGAATTTTGATTGGCCATTTTGTCTGGCAGTCAATTTTTTATATTAATATCCCGATTGGACTTGTTACTTTGTTGTTTGGCTATATGATTTTACCATGGGAAAAAAGTCAGGGGCAGAAACCCTTTGATTACGCGGGAGCAGTTTTATTTGCTTTGGCTATGACAACATTGCTGTTGGTCATCAGCCATGGCCAGGAATGGGGGTGGCGTTCTCCCCTGACGGTCGGTAGCTTGTTGGTGGCTATCGCGGCATTTTGGTTGTTCTTTCGGTGTGAAGTTCGTAAAGAATATCCGATGATTGAGCTGAGTTTGTTTAAGAATGAGTCGTTGCTGTCCGGAACGATTTCGGCTATGCTGGCTTATATGGCGTTATTTGCCAACAATATTTTGCTTCCTTTTTATTTGGATCAGGTATTGCAGGCAACGCCGGTACAGATCGGCTTGGTCATTATACGCCGCTACCCTTGTGCATTGCACTGA
- a CDS encoding MFS transporter, protein MNEGIHNEKLWNQRFIASCLANFFAFTAMYYIMATIPLFTTEVLAGTKGDVGILFGLFAFAGVVARPVAGYILDTIGRKKIVWLSLVFLLLAMLSYQWVTSLLFLFILRFTHGVCWGFSTTSLATLATDAIPLKKRGEGIGYFGLSMSIAMLIGPSLGLRVLHTFDYAAMFYAGTGLAALSLLCLLGFPQREMAVPDGQKQRGFIENKVLSYAGIVFFMALVYGALLSFIVLFAKEIRVDNPEIFFLANAVTVIISRPYAGRMLDQKGPIGIMCIGFAAFFATFLCLFLAQGYVLFIAAALLLGVGFGILYSLSIALAINQVDMSRRGVVNGTILTAFDLGFAVGAALLGQVSTYAGLRLMYLLSGFIVVIPFVIFYIKHMLKNKASLATEKPLD, encoded by the coding sequence GTGAACGAAGGCATACATAATGAAAAATTATGGAACCAAAGATTTATTGCTAGTTGTTTAGCTAATTTCTTTGCTTTTACAGCCATGTACTACATCATGGCGACCATACCGTTGTTTACAACCGAGGTGCTTGCCGGAACTAAAGGCGATGTCGGTATCTTGTTCGGACTGTTTGCTTTTGCCGGGGTTGTTGCTAGGCCGGTTGCCGGATACATATTGGATACGATAGGGCGCAAAAAAATTGTATGGTTGTCATTGGTTTTTTTGTTATTGGCCATGTTGTCCTATCAGTGGGTAACCAGTCTGCTGTTTCTTTTTATTCTGCGGTTTACCCATGGCGTGTGTTGGGGCTTTTCCACAACGTCGCTGGCTACGCTGGCAACGGATGCCATCCCTTTAAAAAAACGCGGCGAGGGAATCGGTTATTTTGGTTTATCCATGTCCATCGCTATGCTTATCGGACCGTCTTTGGGGCTCAGAGTGCTGCACACTTTTGATTATGCTGCCATGTTTTATGCGGGAACCGGTTTGGCCGCACTTTCTTTACTGTGCCTGCTGGGCTTTCCTCAGCGTGAGATGGCGGTTCCGGACGGTCAGAAGCAGCGGGGATTTATTGAGAATAAAGTGCTTTCTTACGCCGGAATTGTTTTTTTTATGGCTTTGGTTTATGGCGCGCTGCTATCGTTTATTGTACTGTTTGCCAAGGAAATTCGTGTGGACAATCCGGAAATTTTTTTCCTGGCCAATGCGGTAACAGTGATTATCAGTAGGCCCTATGCCGGCAGAATGCTTGACCAAAAAGGCCCTATCGGGATTATGTGTATTGGTTTTGCCGCCTTTTTTGCCACCTTTTTATGTTTGTTCCTGGCGCAAGGCTATGTGCTGTTTATTGCAGCTGCTTTGTTATTAGGCGTCGGCTTTGGTATTCTTTATTCCCTGTCCATTGCGCTGGCCATTAATCAGGTGGATATGTCAAGACGCGGGGTGGTCAATGGGACTATTTTAACGGCTTTTGATCTGGGATTTGCCGTCGGCGCCGCCTTGCTAGGCCAGGTGTCAACCTACGCCGGCCTGCGGCTGATGTATTTGCTCAGCGGTTTTATCGTCGTAATACCCTTTGTGATCTTTTATATAAAACATATGTTGAAAAACAAGGCCAGTTTAGCCACGGAAAAACCATTGGATTAA
- a CDS encoding amidohydrolase family protein, with protein MIIDINMHHLPEDLFTNEKVLDGFLSTAPRSFGEIARLETLDSGKRHMILEKPKGYQNLNYVEGDYSLEAKLQAMDDAGVDKAILRVPVWQEWLRLDTCKIVNDNAAKLCERSGGRLYANAVLPPWGGKENLYELERCLKELGMVGVQLACHYGQLYLDDEAFKPYLKVLNEMSVPVIVHHTPLPVYWQSIYEYTNLRRELGRIIDQATALGRELFSGMFEEFPNLKMIHTMFGGNWFANYHLLTPHKSTKKEALVRLNTSEAERISSYLENNIFFDMTHPASWGKAEVECAIKVCGAEHILFGSSFPVVYGWMSEGVQFVNSLDITETERELIMHKNACRLFGLDI; from the coding sequence ATGATTATTGATATTAACATGCACCACTTGCCTGAGGATTTGTTTACGAATGAAAAGGTGTTGGATGGTTTTCTAAGTACGGCTCCCCGGTCATTTGGCGAAATTGCCAGGTTGGAAACGCTGGATAGCGGCAAACGTCATATGATTCTTGAAAAACCTAAAGGATATCAAAATCTTAACTATGTGGAGGGTGATTATTCGCTGGAAGCCAAGCTGCAGGCGATGGATGATGCCGGGGTAGATAAGGCGATATTGCGGGTACCGGTCTGGCAGGAATGGCTGCGCTTAGATACTTGTAAAATTGTCAACGACAATGCAGCCAAACTGTGCGAGAGATCAGGCGGTCGTCTGTATGCCAATGCGGTGCTGCCTCCTTGGGGCGGTAAGGAAAATCTCTATGAACTTGAGCGCTGCCTGAAAGAGCTGGGGATGGTAGGCGTGCAACTGGCTTGCCATTATGGTCAGCTTTATCTGGATGATGAAGCCTTTAAACCCTATTTGAAAGTTTTGAATGAGATGAGTGTACCGGTAATCGTTCACCATACACCACTGCCGGTTTATTGGCAGTCCATCTACGAATATACCAATTTGCGCCGCGAACTGGGACGTATTATCGACCAGGCGACAGCCCTGGGACGCGAGTTGTTCAGCGGCATGTTTGAGGAATTTCCGAATCTTAAAATGATTCATACCATGTTTGGCGGAAACTGGTTTGCTAATTATCACTTACTGACCCCGCATAAGAGTACGAAAAAAGAAGCGCTGGTCCGCTTGAACACCTCGGAGGCGGAAAGAATCTCAAGCTATTTAGAAAACAATATTTTCTTTGATATGACGCATCCGGCTTCCTGGGGCAAGGCTGAGGTAGAATGCGCGATCAAGGTGTGCGGTGCAGAGCATATTCTATTTGGCAGCTCTTTCCCGGTGGTTTATGGCTGGATGTCGGAAGGAGTTCAATTTGTCAACTCACTGGACATTACGGAAACGGAACGTGAACTGATCATGCACAAAAATGCCTGCCGTCTTTTTGGACTTGACATATAA
- a CDS encoding catalase has translation MVKRYLTSNQGAPIVDDQHSLTVGERGPILLTDTVYLEKIAQFDRERIPERAFHAKGAGAFGYFVPYKSFASLTMADFLQDPEKVTPVFTRFSLAGGSLGGADTVRDVRGFAVKFYTEEGNYDLICNHIPVFPLRDPLQFPDFVHALKPDPVANIRGGPVAASRLWDFMSLRPESMNFLLYLFSDIGTVKSYRTIQGFGVNTYKWVNLCGEEVYIRYYWEPCEGVECIDSKMAAQLAGTDPDVASRDLFDTIAAGDCVEFEMRVQIIKSELECEQPFDILDSTLIWPEHMYPLIPVGRMVLNKNPENFFAEVEQSAFSPAAIVPGIAFSNDRILQGRIFPYADTQRYRIGTNFLELPVNMPRKPVDNKIQDGPMRSRYSTDIANYLPNTLSCGLPAEAPEKGNPPQECISGCVGRQEPAGDDYYQAGYKYRNMSEAEKEHLVSNIIESLSQADEPIQRRMIEHFMRTDNELGCRIAQRLNLTP, from the coding sequence ATGGTCAAACGATATCTGACCAGTAATCAGGGGGCACCGATCGTTGATGATCAGCATTCTCTAACCGTAGGCGAGCGGGGGCCAATCCTCCTCACGGATACTGTTTATCTTGAGAAGATCGCCCAGTTCGACCGGGAGAGAATTCCGGAAAGGGCATTTCATGCAAAGGGTGCCGGAGCTTTTGGCTATTTTGTTCCTTATAAATCATTTGCTTCTTTGACTATGGCAGATTTTCTTCAGGATCCTGAAAAGGTGACACCGGTTTTTACCAGGTTTTCGCTGGCCGGTGGATCGCTGGGCGGCGCCGATACGGTACGTGATGTCCGCGGCTTTGCCGTGAAATTCTATACGGAAGAAGGTAATTATGATCTTATTTGTAACCATATTCCGGTATTCCCGCTAAGAGATCCGCTGCAATTTCCGGACTTTGTTCACGCCCTTAAGCCGGACCCTGTCGCCAATATCCGGGGCGGACCGGTGGCGGCCAGCCGTTTGTGGGATTTCATGTCTTTAAGGCCTGAGTCGATGAACTTTCTTTTGTATCTATTCTCAGACATTGGAACCGTCAAGAGCTATAGGACCATTCAGGGTTTTGGCGTCAATACATACAAATGGGTCAATCTGTGCGGTGAGGAAGTGTATATCAGGTATTACTGGGAACCTTGCGAAGGCGTTGAATGCATCGACAGTAAGATGGCAGCCCAGCTTGCCGGCACTGATCCCGATGTGGCGAGCAGGGATTTGTTCGATACCATCGCCGCAGGGGATTGCGTTGAATTTGAAATGCGGGTACAAATCATAAAATCTGAGTTAGAATGTGAGCAGCCGTTTGATATTCTGGATTCTACCCTTATTTGGCCGGAACACATGTATCCTTTGATTCCGGTAGGCAGAATGGTGTTGAATAAAAATCCCGAGAATTTTTTTGCCGAAGTCGAACAGTCGGCTTTTTCGCCGGCAGCTATTGTTCCGGGAATAGCTTTTTCCAATGATCGAATATTGCAGGGGCGTATCTTTCCCTATGCTGATACCCAGCGATATCGTATAGGAACCAACTTTTTGGAACTTCCGGTGAATATGCCGAGAAAGCCGGTTGACAACAAAATACAGGACGGACCTATGCGAAGCAGGTACAGTACAGATATTGCCAATTACTTGCCTAATACCTTAAGCTGTGGATTGCCGGCGGAGGCACCTGAGAAAGGAAATCCTCCGCAAGAATGTATTTCAGGATGTGTGGGCCGACAGGAGCCGGCAGGCGACGACTATTACCAGGCCGGGTACAAATATCGCAATATGTCGGAAGCGGAAAAGGAACATTTGGTGTCAAATATCATTGAAAGTTTGAGTCAGGCTGATGAGCCAATCCAAAGAAGAATGATCGAACATTTTATGCGAACCGATAACGAACTTGGCTGCAGAATAGCTCAGAGATTAAATTTGACTCCATAA
- a CDS encoding DNA-3-methyladenine glycosylase family protein produces the protein MQFFEYGQKEIEYLRRKDKKLGAAIDRIGLIRREINPEPFSALIASVVSQQISKKAAATVWSRLAALLGSITPDHIVKADLAAIQGCGMSVRKAGYIQGIARAAATGIVNFAELSTLRDEMIIKQLASLHGVGIWSAEMLLIFSLGRPDVVSYGDLAIRRGMMKLYGLKELSQETFVRYKKRYSPYGSVASLYLWELSAEQSEL, from the coding sequence ATGCAGTTTTTTGAATACGGACAAAAAGAAATAGAATATTTAAGGCGGAAGGATAAAAAGCTGGGGGCGGCGATCGACAGAATCGGTCTTATTCGGCGTGAAATTAATCCTGAGCCGTTTAGCGCGCTGATTGCAAGCGTTGTCAGTCAGCAGATTTCCAAGAAGGCAGCGGCAACGGTCTGGAGCAGGCTGGCCGCCTTGTTGGGCAGTATAACGCCGGATCATATTGTCAAGGCAGACCTGGCGGCTATACAGGGCTGTGGCATGTCCGTCAGAAAGGCCGGTTATATTCAGGGGATTGCCAGGGCTGCCGCTACCGGTATTGTGAATTTTGCTGAACTTTCCACATTGCGGGATGAGATGATCATCAAGCAGCTTGCTTCACTACATGGCGTAGGCATTTGGAGTGCTGAAATGCTGCTGATTTTTTCCCTGGGTCGGCCTGATGTGGTAAGCTACGGCGATTTAGCCATCCGCCGGGGTATGATGAAGTTGTATGGATTAAAAGAACTTTCTCAGGAGACTTTTGTCAGATATAAAAAGCGCTACTCACCTTACGGTTCGGTTGCCTCGCTGTATCTTTGGGAACTTTCGGCAGAGCAGTCTGAGTTGTAA
- a CDS encoding methylated-DNA--[protein]-cysteine S-methyltransferase: MFIYFYQTAIGKIGIAEQNEKITNLYFTDERWPDDGKICETAILQEAARQLNDYLAGRLTVFSLPLEPAGTVFMKQVWNSLCEIPYGQTVSYKSIAAKIGKPGAARAIGLANNRNPIPLFIPCHRVIGTNGALVGYRGGLALKDQLLKLETDNAVF, from the coding sequence ATGTTTATTTACTTTTACCAAACAGCTATAGGAAAGATTGGTATTGCCGAACAGAATGAAAAAATCACCAATCTGTACTTCACCGATGAGCGTTGGCCTGATGACGGAAAGATCTGTGAAACTGCCATACTGCAGGAAGCGGCGCGTCAGCTTAACGACTATCTTGCCGGCCGGTTGACAGTTTTTTCGCTGCCCCTGGAACCGGCCGGGACAGTTTTCATGAAGCAGGTTTGGAACAGTCTCTGCGAAATTCCCTATGGTCAAACGGTAAGCTATAAAAGCATAGCGGCCAAAATCGGCAAACCTGGCGCCGCGCGGGCTATTGGACTGGCCAATAACCGGAACCCGATCCCGCTCTTCATTCCCTGCCACCGGGTTATCGGTACAAATGGCGCGTTAGTGGGTTATCGCGGGGGACTAGCCTTAAAAGATCAATTGCTGAAGCTGGAGACGGACAATGCAGTTTTTTGA
- a CDS encoding bifunctional transcriptional activator/DNA repair enzyme AdaA has protein sequence MKEYGSLLPEEKWQAVIQCDSRYDGVFFYGVRTTGIFCRPSCKSKAPVPGNIIFFEHPAEARQLGFRPCKRCCPERTVFQPELELVKKVRKIIDDGYQSRVDVQHISRQLGVSKNHLIKLFKRYCGVTPAQYIISRRVAKAIELLRQEEAGILEVAYAAGFRSLSAFYKCFKERTGYAPGEVRENTEILAACVTTDSCQTVRETS, from the coding sequence ATGAAAGAGTATGGCAGTCTTTTGCCTGAGGAAAAATGGCAGGCTGTGATTCAGTGTGACAGTCGGTATGATGGTGTCTTTTTCTATGGAGTAAGGACAACGGGTATTTTTTGCCGGCCTTCCTGCAAGTCAAAAGCTCCGGTTCCTGGCAATATCATTTTTTTTGAACATCCGGCTGAGGCAAGGCAGCTTGGTTTCCGGCCTTGCAAACGGTGTTGTCCTGAGCGGACGGTTTTTCAGCCTGAATTAGAACTGGTAAAGAAGGTTCGGAAAATTATTGATGACGGTTATCAAAGCCGAGTGGATGTACAGCATATATCCCGCCAGCTTGGTGTCAGCAAGAACCACCTGATTAAACTGTTTAAACGTTATTGTGGTGTGACTCCTGCCCAATATATTATTTCACGGAGAGTGGCTAAAGCCATTGAGCTGCTGCGCCAGGAAGAGGCTGGCATTCTTGAAGTCGCGTATGCAGCGGGCTTTAGAAGCCTGTCTGCTTTTTATAAATGCTTTAAAGAACGGACCGGATATGCCCCAGGCGAAGTTAGAGAAAACACCGAAATACTCGCAGCATGTGTCACCACGGATTCTTGCCAGACTGTGAGAGAAACATCCTGA
- a CDS encoding DUF1003 domain-containing protein produces the protein MAVNQWQGPAATYKHKGHIIKNVNHEFSEQITGGQRVADLVAKLVGSWPFIIYQSAIIIIWMGANAYLTYMAGTNPDFFASWDPYPFILLNLVLSFQAAYTGPVVMMSQNRQAEKDRLMADQDYQINKKAEEEIKVVMEHLVHQDALMQELLTRLEVMEQRILNKGEQVTGE, from the coding sequence ATGGCAGTCAATCAATGGCAGGGACCGGCGGCTACGTATAAGCATAAAGGTCATATTATAAAGAACGTCAATCATGAATTTAGCGAACAAATCACCGGAGGGCAGCGAGTAGCCGATTTAGTAGCCAAATTGGTGGGAAGTTGGCCGTTTATCATTTATCAGAGTGCCATCATTATTATCTGGATGGGGGCTAATGCTTATTTGACGTATATGGCCGGTACAAATCCTGATTTTTTTGCTTCCTGGGACCCGTATCCGTTTATTTTGCTTAATTTGGTGTTAAGCTTTCAGGCGGCTTATACCGGCCCGGTGGTGATGATGAGCCAGAACCGGCAAGCTGAGAAAGACCGGCTGATGGCTGATCAGGACTATCAAATTAATAAAAAGGCCGAGGAAGAGATAAAAGTGGTAATGGAGCATTTGGTACATCAGGATGCCCTGATGCAGGAATTGTTGACCCGCCTGGAGGTTATGGAACAACGGATCCTCAATAAAGGTGAGCAGGTAACAGGGGAATGA